The DNA sequence CCTTAAAAATAGTATTTCCGGTGTGTGTAATGCGAGGTCGTTGGTGCAATTCAAGGCCGTTTATTGTATAGTGTATCTACTTTCATCGGAGTGTCTTGAATGGCAACACCTTTGGTGCTTTACAGGGGGGAAAATGTACATACTTGATTCGCTTATTTCAATTGATACTATTTATCTGCCttgaaaacaaaactttactaATAATTTCTATCGGCGTAACGCCGACTTGTTCTCTGTACATGTTTCTGTTACCACTCCATACATCGCTCAAGCAGGTAAAGAGGCACTTACACTGCCCAGGATGCCAACTCCCCTCATGATCCGCAACTGATTCATCCCGAAATCCCATTAGCTTTGAGGTCCACGAATCCACAACCTTCATAAAACCCGATTCTTCCAATTCTTCTAGTCACGATTACGTTTCCTGTATTGATATACGGCTGAGATGGATCAGGAACTGCTCTGGCTCCTCACCTTCTCTTACTATCTGCAGATACCATAGGCATTCACGAGCAAAGATTAGATATGTTAATGTGCATTAATCATAACACGATTTGAAATTACAGTAGCAATAATGTAACACAGAggaacaaggaaaacaaaaactgtATGGTAATTACCTGTACAGGGGCATTCATCGGCAAACCCATGCGATCAAGGAAGTTGTGTCCTGTGGCCTCCCAGTGAAGATGTCTATCCTCACATGTCGGACTTTGCCCTTCCTCATGCAAAACTTCGCGTCCCAACCAGACAAATAAGATACCAGGATTACTTGCGCCTGCACTCATATCTGGAGCTGGCAAAAGATACGCTGATCCAGAATGAAGTTTGTGAGACCGATGCATCTCCACTTTATTCAAAGAAGGCCACTGGTACAAAACTGGGTTGATCGCTTCTGCAGCTTGCGTGATCCTTTCAcatttcaaatcatttccatgATGACTACTGTCCACATCTAACATAAGCTCTTCTCCGTTGTTCCCATTTTCAGATTGGTTGCAATCAGTGTCCATTGCATCATCACCCAAGTCAGGTAAGGAGAAGGACCATGAGCGTACCAGATTACTCGGAACTTTCGGTGATTCATCTACCGGAGGTACCAACATTCGAGGTGGAGGATTACTGCCTCTACGCTCCGCAATAGAGGGGGAAATCCCCTTACATGGCAAGCCTGTATTTGTCACTTCCAAAGTACAATTAGGCGAAAAGGCCTCTGTAGGCGAAGAGGGAGATTTTTTGAAAAGTAAGCTTGAGTTATCTGCCAAAGAAATATTCTTAACATGAGATGGATCTGTGGAATCGAAGCCAGAAGGTGAAGGCTGTCGAGAAGACAAATATGACAAGTCCGACCAATTAGAAGATGAGGGTGAAAAGGTAAATGAACTGGAGTAATCAGAGGTTGAAGGAGAGAGTGTTGGGGATTTGGAGCTAAACTTAGGACTTCTGTCaggaaaacaagaaaaagaatctGGTGAACCACAAAGAGTTGCAGGTAACAGTAACTTATCGGTTAGAGGAACGAAGCATTCTACCTCTCTAAAAGTATCTGTTACCCTACGTGGGCTTTTATTTGGATAACATTCAAAGGAATCTGGTGAACCACAAAAATGACGTGATGCTGATAATGGCGATGAAGGCTCAATCGGGGAAACAGAGGTTTCTGCTTCTTTATGAATTTCCACAACCATATCAGATACATCAGATGGGGTAGGGTTACGGTTCACCTCAGATGTGATCAATTCTTTCATAATTCCGCTGGCAAACTTTTGACGCAATCTACCCCATCCATTTTCTCTGGCTGGAAGGCAAGTTTCTGATTCGGTATTTGATACTGAAAAAGGTGGAACAACCCCACCTGCAAGTGCCTTATGGAAAATTTCGAAATCCAAATCATATTCAGCAACCTTCCTTTCACCCACCGGAACACAGCTCGCTGCAGAAACCTTATCACCTGCGGAAGAAAAAGTTTCTACCTTTTTGGCATCCATCTTGCTGGAATCTTCTGCTAATATTCTACTGGAAAGAGCATCCCAAAACTCCAACGGTTCTTCACCTTCATTGATGTCCACAATTGGACCCCTTGCCCTCTCATACCGGATGACCTGAAAGGCAGCTGCCCTGGCATTATCTGACATCCTTGTGTTGCAATCCTTTCCAATCCAGACGTATATAGCAGATGGAACATGCACAACGAACGCCCCACGAGAGTCGAGTCCTTGTGAACCTGGATGTCCCAACGTCTTTGGCACCAGATGAAGAGGATCATATGGTGAATGTGGGGCCATCCGATACATCCTTAACATGGAATTTGGGCTTGCAGGCACAGCATGTACCCTCTTCTGGCACTGAAGGAGTTGACAAGCAAAACCTATATTCGGGTTAGTCACCCCTCGTGCTGCCTTCACATACTGGAACGCATCTTCAAAGCTGTGGCCCTCCCTCCACATGAGGTATGCAATGACCAGAGAGTTGGACCGAGACACTCCCTGACAACAATGCACAAACACTCGACCGCCTTGCTTTCGAACATCTTCAAAATAATCAAACACATCATATAGTATACTCGTAATGTCCTCCGATGTGCTATCTCGCAACCAAAGTGTCTTGTACACAAGATCATTTCTGAAATACTCGGGAGAAACAAACCCAACACAGTTCAGCACATGAGTGATCCCATTCTGCCTCAAAACCTCGCGGTTCTTAGCCACCGCATCACTTCCCAAGTATATATGATCAGCAATTCTCGAGCACTCTTTATCGAAAAAAGCAAGCTTATCCTTCTTAAACTCAAATTCTCTCCCAGGTTCTTCTGGATTCGAGTTCGGAAGCGGTTTAGCTGACCCTCTCGGGGTCTGCGGTTGAGGCCAGACCCCGAGATCATCAGAACCTGCCCGTGGCCACTCCTTAACGGTATTTCTGGCTATTGAAAGGGGCTGAAGTGGAGGTAGGCAAGACCTCACCTTAGTATTCAGTTGTGGCCTCGGATATGGATTGTTGGGCTTAGAGGGTGACCGGTCAGACCACGAAACCGACCGCAGATAGGTTTTCCGGGTAGTATTTCCGGCGAGCCGGTCCTTCTCTTCTTCCCCTAACATCTCAAAGTTTCTGACAAAAATTCTAAAAACTAATTGATACCCATTGAAGGATACTTCCAGGAAATAACATAGAACCAATCAAGTTGAAATTTTTGGCGTAAACAGTTGGTATTGAAATTTCAACCCCTCTCTCTCTGCTCTTTTTCTCACCTAAAACCCTTGaccgcctctctctctctctcctcactttctctctctaaagatTAGAGCTTTTCAACGTAGAAAGTTGATTCAGAAGCAAAATTCAAACACGAAAACGACCGAGTAAAACCCTAAACCAGTAGAGACAAGCAGAAAGTTGGAAGGAAGAAAAATGTTAATTgggatttttattttatctacTAAATTAAAGTCGGAATTTTTTAAGAGAGACTTACttggaaattggaaattggaaaTTATCTTTTCCGGCTGAAGAATCGGTTGGTGTGTGGGACAAACTTTGAAATCCagtggagaagaaggggaaaggAGGGAGGAGACTGAGTTTTGGGAGAACGAGTTGGACTGAGTCACTTGGTGGTTGCTTATAGACTGGAGGGGAATGAGTCAAACTGCCACGTCGTCCATGATCTAACAAGCAATGCATGCCGAGTTTTGTGATGTCATTTGTAAAGGGATGGTTCGGACCCCCGACAAAATCTTGTGCAGGAATACAGCACTCAAATTACGTGACTCGTAAGACAGTCCCTACAAAAGTGGGAGCTTTTCTGTAATTTCCATACCAGTGTGGGTAAATGTATGAATTTTAGAATGCCAAAGGTGTAAGTCTGTCGTTAGCTCCAATCACTCCATATTTTTGgtaaagtttattttcaagtctTTTTAGGTTTTCTTCTACCTTTTTTATCTTGACATTTTGTCTCATAATCGTATATTCTAACCAAAATATTTATATGTCTTTCGTTCATGTGTCCAAACCACCTTAATCAATTTTCTCTCCTCGTATCTTTAATTGCGGCACCTGCTCTTTTCCCCACCATACAAGATAATTAACATGGTTCTCAATTTCAAAGCATGTCAATTCATGGATGGCTATGGCGTTGGG is a window from the Malus domestica chromosome 16, GDT2T_hap1 genome containing:
- the LOC103403076 gene encoding protein-tyrosine-phosphatase MKP1-like, which translates into the protein MLGEEEKDRLAGNTTRKTYLRSVSWSDRSPSKPNNPYPRPQLNTKVRSCLPPLQPLSIARNTVKEWPRAGSDDLGVWPQPQTPRGSAKPLPNSNPEEPGREFEFKKDKLAFFDKECSRIADHIYLGSDAVAKNREVLRQNGITHVLNCVGFVSPEYFRNDLVYKTLWLRDSTSEDITSILYDVFDYFEDVRKQGGRVFVHCCQGVSRSNSLVIAYLMWREGHSFEDAFQYVKAARGVTNPNIGFACQLLQCQKRVHAVPASPNSMLRMYRMAPHSPYDPLHLVPKTLGHPGSQGLDSRGAFVVHVPSAIYVWIGKDCNTRMSDNARAAAFQVIRYERARGPIVDINEGEEPLEFWDALSSRILAEDSSKMDAKKVETFSSAGDKVSAASCVPVGERKVAEYDLDFEIFHKALAGGVVPPFSVSNTESETCLPARENGWGRLRQKFASGIMKELITSEVNRNPTPSDVSDMVVEIHKEAETSVSPIEPSSPLSASRHFCGSPDSFECYPNKSPRRVTDTFREVECFVPLTDKLLLPATLCGSPDSFSCFPDRSPKFSSKSPTLSPSTSDYSSSFTFSPSSSNWSDLSYLSSRQPSPSGFDSTDPSHVKNISLADNSSLLFKKSPSSPTEAFSPNCTLEVTNTGLPCKGISPSIAERRGSNPPPRMLVPPVDESPKVPSNLVRSWSFSLPDLGDDAMDTDCNQSENGNNGEELMLDVDSSHHGNDLKCERITQAAEAINPVLYQWPSLNKVEMHRSHKLHSGSAYLLPAPDMSAGASNPGILFVWLGREVLHEEGQSPTCEDRHLHWEATGHNFLDRMGLPMNAPVQIVREGEEPEQFLIHLSRISIQET